The Sphingomonas alpina genome has a segment encoding these proteins:
- a CDS encoding lysozyme inhibitor LprI family protein, which translates to MLLIALLLAAAPANCADPQTQADMTQCAGSAAQRADAAMTRQWNATYAYMKRRDAQDTSRGGGFGYAPALLASQRAWLKFRDTQCVIEGGEFADGSAQPMAQAQCKARLSEARTAQLRGLIWK; encoded by the coding sequence ATGCTGCTGATCGCCCTGCTGCTCGCTGCGGCGCCCGCCAATTGCGCCGATCCGCAGACTCAGGCGGACATGACTCAGTGCGCCGGCAGCGCGGCGCAACGCGCCGATGCCGCGATGACCCGGCAGTGGAACGCCACCTACGCCTATATGAAGCGGCGGGATGCGCAGGACACGTCGCGCGGCGGCGGTTTCGGCTATGCCCCTGCATTGCTGGCGAGCCAGCGCGCCTGGCTGAAGTTCCGCGATACCCAGTGCGTGATCGAGGGCGGCGAGTTTGCCGATGGTTCCGCCCAGCCAATGGCGCAGGCGCAGTGCAAGGCGCGGCTGAGCGAGGCGCGGACGGCGCAGTTGCGCGGGTTGATCTGGAAGTGA
- the bioB gene encoding biotin synthase BioB: MTGAVRNDWTREDIAALFDLPFTDLILRAAQTHAAHHAPGEVQLCTLLSIKTGGCPEDCGYCNQSASAETDLKATKLMDVRAVLQSAAQARDAGSQRFCMGAAWRNPKDRDMPAIIEMVKGVRQMGLETCMTLGMLEPHQAQQLAEAGLDYYNHNIDTAPEKYGDIITTRSFQDRLDTLENVREAGINVCSGGIVGMGETRSDRVGFIHALATLPRHPESVPVNALIPIKGTVLGNMLADTPLAKIDDIEFVRTVAVARITMPMSMVRLSAGRESMSDATQALCFMAGANSIFTGDKLLTSGNAGDDADAALFAKLGLRPMQGAEPMRKEKTCC, from the coding sequence ATGACGGGGGCCGTCCGCAACGACTGGACACGCGAAGACATCGCCGCGCTGTTCGATCTGCCCTTCACCGACCTGATCCTGCGCGCGGCGCAGACTCATGCCGCGCATCACGCGCCCGGCGAAGTCCAGCTCTGCACATTGTTGTCGATCAAGACCGGCGGCTGTCCCGAGGATTGCGGATATTGCAACCAGTCCGCCAGCGCCGAGACCGACCTCAAGGCGACCAAGCTGATGGACGTCCGTGCCGTGCTGCAATCGGCGGCGCAGGCACGCGATGCCGGATCGCAACGCTTTTGCATGGGCGCGGCGTGGCGCAATCCCAAGGACCGCGACATGCCCGCGATCATCGAGATGGTGAAGGGCGTGCGGCAAATGGGCCTGGAGACGTGCATGACGCTCGGCATGCTTGAGCCGCACCAGGCGCAGCAACTGGCCGAGGCGGGGCTCGATTACTACAACCACAATATCGACACCGCGCCGGAGAAATATGGCGACATCATCACTACGCGCAGCTTCCAGGACCGGCTCGACACGCTGGAGAATGTGCGTGAAGCCGGGATCAACGTGTGCAGCGGCGGCATCGTCGGCATGGGCGAAACGCGGAGCGACCGGGTCGGCTTCATCCACGCGCTCGCCACCTTGCCGCGTCATCCCGAAAGCGTGCCGGTCAATGCACTGATCCCGATCAAGGGCACGGTGCTCGGCAACATGCTCGCCGACACGCCGCTCGCCAAGATCGACGATATCGAGTTCGTCCGCACCGTCGCGGTCGCGCGCATCACCATGCCGATGAGCATGGTGCGCCTGTCGGCCGGCCGCGAGAGCATGTCCGATGCGACCCAGGCTTTGTGCTTCATGGCCGGCGCCAACTCGATCTTCACTGGCGACAAGCTGCTGACCTCGGGCAATGCCGGTGACGATGCCGACGCCGCGCTGTTCGCCAAGCTCGGCTTGCGGCCGATGCAAGGCGCGGAGCCGATGCGGAAGGAAAAGACATGCTGCTGA
- the scpA gene encoding methylmalonyl-CoA mutase, protein MTDKPTLDQWQAAAAKEVKGKNLNWPTPEGITVKPLYTAEDVAEIDPGLPGFAPFTRGVRASMYAGRPWTIRQYAGFSTAEASNAFYRRNLAAGQKGLSVAFDLATHRGYDSDHPRVTGDVGKAGVAIDTIDDMKILFDGIPLDKMSVSMTMNGAVIPILAFFIVAGEEQGVPQELLDGTIQNDILKEFMVRNTYIYPPEPSMRIISDIIGYTSRHMPKFNSISISGYHMQEAGATQLQELAFTIADGREYAKAAMASGLDLDAFAGRLSFFFAIGMNFFMEVAKLRAARKLWHRVMTDLGAKDERSKMLRTHCQTSGVSLTEQDPYNNVIRTTIEAMAAMLGGTQSLHTNALDEAIALPTDFSARIARNTQIVIQEETGMTKVVDPLGGSYYIESLTQELYDKAWEIIERVESEGGMARAVAAGWPKAMIEEASAGRAARVDMGEDVIVGVNKYKLAEEDAIDILDVDNVAVRESQIARIRKSKAGRDEDKCRAALDALREGARGTENVLGLAVDCARQRATLGEISLAMEDVFGRYGTKPTPVSGIYGGAHEFDKRWQGLLDGVGSLTQRKGRRPRLLVAKMGQDGHDRGANLVSSAFGDLGFEVVPGPLFQTPKEAADLAISSDVDVVGASSLAAGHKTLIPELIGHLRDAGRSDIKVIAGGVIPAQDYQYLRDAGVQGIFGPGTNLVNAAGEVLRLLGHNMPPIEEAAE, encoded by the coding sequence ATGACTGACAAACCCACCCTCGATCAGTGGCAGGCCGCGGCCGCCAAGGAAGTGAAGGGCAAGAACCTTAACTGGCCGACGCCCGAGGGCATCACGGTCAAGCCGCTCTACACGGCGGAGGATGTGGCGGAGATCGATCCCGGCCTGCCCGGTTTCGCGCCGTTCACCCGCGGCGTGCGCGCGTCGATGTATGCCGGCCGGCCCTGGACGATCCGCCAATATGCCGGTTTCTCCACCGCCGAGGCGAGCAACGCCTTTTACCGCCGCAATCTGGCGGCCGGGCAGAAGGGCCTGTCGGTCGCGTTCGATCTCGCCACGCACCGCGGCTATGACAGCGACCATCCGCGCGTCACCGGGGATGTCGGCAAGGCGGGCGTCGCGATCGACACGATCGACGACATGAAGATCCTGTTCGACGGCATCCCGCTCGACAAGATGAGCGTGTCGATGACCATGAACGGCGCGGTGATCCCGATCCTCGCTTTCTTCATCGTCGCCGGCGAGGAACAGGGCGTGCCGCAGGAACTGCTCGACGGCACGATCCAGAACGACATCCTCAAGGAGTTCATGGTCCGCAACACCTACATCTACCCGCCCGAACCGAGCATGCGGATCATCTCGGACATCATCGGCTACACCAGCCGTCACATGCCGAAGTTCAATTCGATCTCGATTTCCGGTTATCACATGCAGGAAGCCGGGGCGACGCAGCTCCAGGAACTCGCCTTCACCATCGCCGACGGGCGTGAGTATGCGAAAGCGGCGATGGCTTCGGGACTCGATCTCGATGCCTTTGCCGGGCGGCTGTCCTTCTTCTTCGCGATCGGCATGAACTTCTTCATGGAGGTCGCGAAACTGCGCGCGGCGCGCAAGCTATGGCACCGCGTGATGACTGATCTCGGCGCCAAAGACGAGCGCTCGAAGATGCTGCGCACGCATTGCCAGACCAGCGGCGTGTCGCTGACCGAGCAGGACCCGTACAACAATGTCATCCGCACCACGATCGAGGCGATGGCGGCGATGCTGGGCGGCACGCAGAGCTTGCACACCAATGCGCTCGACGAAGCGATCGCGCTGCCGACCGATTTCTCCGCCCGCATCGCGCGCAACACGCAGATCGTGATCCAGGAAGAGACCGGCATGACCAAGGTCGTCGATCCGCTCGGCGGCAGCTATTATATCGAGAGCCTGACGCAGGAACTGTACGACAAGGCGTGGGAAATCATCGAGCGCGTCGAGAGCGAAGGCGGCATGGCCAGGGCGGTCGCCGCCGGCTGGCCCAAGGCGATGATCGAGGAAGCTTCGGCCGGCCGCGCCGCGCGCGTCGACATGGGCGAGGACGTGATCGTCGGCGTCAACAAGTACAAGCTGGCCGAGGAGGATGCGATCGACATTCTCGACGTCGATAATGTGGCAGTGCGGGAATCGCAGATCGCACGCATCAGGAAATCCAAGGCCGGCCGCGACGAAGATAAATGCCGCGCCGCGCTCGATGCCTTGCGCGAAGGCGCGCGCGGCACCGAGAATGTTCTTGGCCTCGCTGTCGACTGTGCCCGCCAGCGCGCCACGCTGGGCGAGATCTCCCTCGCGATGGAGGATGTGTTCGGCCGCTACGGCACCAAGCCGACGCCGGTCTCCGGTATTTACGGCGGCGCGCATGAATTCGACAAGCGCTGGCAGGGCCTGCTTGACGGGGTCGGCTCGCTCACGCAGCGCAAGGGGCGCCGGCCACGCCTGCTGGTCGCCAAGATGGGGCAGGACGGGCATGACCGCGGCGCCAATCTGGTCAGCTCGGCCTTTGGCGATCTCGGCTTCGAGGTCGTGCCCGGCCCGCTGTTCCAGACGCCCAAGGAGGCCGCGGATCTCGCGATCAGCTCGGACGTCGACGTGGTCGGTGCGTCGAGCCTCGCGGCAGGCCACAAGACGCTGATCCCTGAACTGATCGGTCATCTGCGCGATGCGGGCCGCAGCGATATCAAGGTGATCGCCGGCGGTGTCATCCCGGCACAGGATTATCAATATCTGCGCGACGCGGGCGTGCAGGGAATTTTCGGGCCGGGCACCAACCTGGTCAATGCGGCGGGCGAAGTGCTCCGGCTGCTCGGGCACAACATGCCCCCGATAGAGGAAGCTGCAGAATGA
- a CDS encoding 3'-5' exoribonuclease domain-containing protein: protein MKAHVIVDCEASGPCPGFGSMICFGAFVAEAELSRGWRSAVIEPYSDVHNDAAYASIGMTHQQHVADATQDLAAAMIEFDRWLTALGADRVVFWSDNPAFDWQWINHGFSVAGIANPFGFSARRIGDLYAGLTANFGNTQGWKRLRQTAHDHDPLNDAKGNAEALVAILRDHNQLEKLR from the coding sequence ATGAAGGCGCATGTCATCGTCGATTGCGAAGCATCGGGTCCGTGCCCGGGCTTTGGCAGCATGATCTGCTTCGGCGCGTTCGTCGCCGAAGCCGAGCTGTCGCGTGGCTGGCGGTCGGCGGTGATTGAGCCCTATTCCGATGTCCATAACGACGCCGCCTATGCGTCGATCGGCATGACTCATCAGCAGCATGTCGCCGACGCGACGCAGGACCTCGCCGCTGCGATGATCGAATTCGATCGCTGGCTGACCGCGCTCGGTGCGGATCGCGTCGTGTTCTGGTCGGACAATCCGGCGTTCGACTGGCAATGGATCAACCATGGTTTCTCGGTCGCTGGTATCGCCAATCCGTTCGGCTTTTCGGCGCGGCGGATCGGTGATCTATATGCCGGGCTGACTGCCAATTTCGGCAATACGCAGGGCTGGAAGAGGCTGCGCCAGACCGCGCATGATCACGATCCGCTCAATGATGCCAAAGGCAATGCCGAAGCACTTGTCGCGATCCTGCGCGACCATAATCAGTTGGAAAAGCTGAGATGA
- a CDS encoding histidine phosphatase family protein, which yields MAIAYYLSHPQVRVDPAIPVPDWGLSDAGRERLSALAGRAWLASVRRIVSSGERKAIETAEILAPLTGATVEVVAAMHENDRSATGFLPSEEFEATADQFFAQPAQSVRGWERAIDAQARIARAVRRSLADRADDETILFVGHGGVGTLLKCAIAGDPIDRRHDQAAAGGHPGGGNVHAFEADLSASRFGWTAMEELA from the coding sequence GTGGCGATCGCCTATTATCTTTCCCACCCGCAAGTCCGGGTCGATCCGGCAATACCGGTTCCCGATTGGGGATTGTCGGACGCGGGCCGCGAGCGGCTATCCGCGCTGGCCGGGCGGGCGTGGCTGGCGAGCGTCCGCCGCATCGTCTCGAGCGGCGAGCGCAAGGCAATCGAAACGGCGGAAATCCTCGCCCCGCTGACTGGCGCCACGGTGGAAGTGGTTGCCGCCATGCATGAGAATGACCGCAGCGCGACCGGGTTCCTGCCGTCAGAAGAGTTCGAGGCGACCGCCGACCAGTTCTTCGCGCAGCCCGCCCAGTCGGTTCGCGGCTGGGAACGCGCAATCGACGCGCAGGCGCGGATCGCACGCGCCGTCCGGCGCAGCCTGGCGGACCGTGCCGATGACGAGACGATCCTGTTCGTCGGCCATGGCGGTGTCGGCACGTTGCTGAAATGCGCCATCGCGGGCGATCCGATCGACCGGCGCCACGACCAGGCGGCGGCAGGCGGCCACCCTGGCGGCGGCAATGTCCATGCGTTCGAAGCGGATCTCTCGGCGTCGCGCTTCGGCTGGACGGCAATGGAAGAGCTGGCATGA
- a CDS encoding enoyl-CoA hydratase-related protein: MLITLNRPERLNAAPPQMADEIGAVLDHLDGARAIVLTGSGRAFCSGADLQARGGGSISGGRASYNALTRHYNPTMIKLAELDVPIVSAVNGPAAGIGCSIALCADFVLAGRSAYFLQAFVNIGLVPDGGASWMLTRLVGKARATEMMLLGEKIGAEKAESWGLIHKCVDDAVLLDEALALADRLAAGPTLALGIMRRNIAAAMDGTYAEALIREANGQRVAGSSADAMEGGISFLQKRKPSFTGA; encoded by the coding sequence ATGCTGATCACGCTCAACCGGCCCGAGCGGCTCAATGCCGCGCCGCCGCAGATGGCAGACGAGATCGGCGCAGTGCTCGATCATCTCGATGGCGCGCGCGCCATCGTCCTCACCGGCTCCGGCCGCGCCTTCTGCTCGGGCGCCGACCTGCAGGCGCGGGGCGGGGGATCGATCAGCGGCGGGCGCGCGTCGTACAATGCGCTCACGCGCCATTATAACCCGACGATGATCAAGCTGGCCGAACTCGACGTGCCGATCGTCAGCGCGGTCAACGGGCCGGCAGCCGGAATCGGCTGCTCGATCGCCTTGTGCGCCGATTTCGTACTGGCCGGACGGTCGGCCTATTTCCTCCAGGCATTCGTCAATATCGGCCTGGTCCCGGATGGCGGCGCGTCCTGGATGCTGACCCGGCTGGTCGGCAAGGCACGCGCGACCGAAATGATGCTGCTCGGTGAAAAGATCGGCGCGGAGAAAGCCGAAAGCTGGGGCCTGATCCATAAATGCGTCGATGACGCGGTGCTGCTCGACGAAGCGCTGGCGCTGGCCGACCGGCTCGCCGCCGGCCCGACGCTGGCACTCGGCATCATGCGCCGCAACATTGCCGCGGCGATGGACGGTACCTATGCCGAAGCGCTGATCCGCGAAGCCAATGGGCAGCGTGTCGCCGGCAGCAGCGCCGACGCGATGGAGGGCGGCATATCCTTCCTCCAGAAGCGCAAACCCAGCTTTACGGGCGCCTGA
- the mce gene encoding methylmalonyl-CoA epimerase — protein MTLGRLNHVGVATPSIEKSIETYRTLLGATVIGAPFDLLAQGVKVCFIDTPNTQIELIEPYDDSSPIAGFLKKNPAGGQHHVCFEVPDIDQAVADLKEKGATVLGEPRIGAHGTPIVFVHPKDFGGLLVELMETPRDSHHAGDH, from the coding sequence GTGACGCTTGGCCGTCTCAACCATGTCGGGGTCGCGACGCCCTCGATCGAAAAATCGATCGAGACCTATCGCACCCTGCTTGGCGCGACCGTGATCGGCGCGCCGTTCGACCTGCTCGCGCAGGGCGTGAAAGTGTGTTTCATCGACACGCCCAACACACAGATCGAACTGATCGAGCCCTATGACGACAGTTCGCCGATCGCCGGCTTCCTGAAGAAGAACCCGGCGGGCGGTCAGCACCATGTCTGCTTTGAAGTGCCCGACATCGATCAGGCGGTCGCCGACCTCAAGGAGAAGGGAGCGACCGTATTGGGCGAACCGCGCATCGGCGCGCACGGCACGCCGATCGTCTTTGTCCACCCCAAGGATTTCGGCGGCCTGCTGGTCGAGCTGATGGAAACGCCCCGGGATTCTCATCACGCCGGCGATCATTGA
- a CDS encoding acyl-CoA carboxylase subunit beta, producing MSSTIAELERKRQAARMGGGEKRISAQHAKGKLTARERLDVLLDQDSFEELDMYVEHNCVDFGMQDQIVPGDGVVTGSGTVNGRLVFVFSQDFTVFGGSLSERHAQKICKVMDMAMKVGAPVIGINDSGGARIQEGVASLGGYAEVFQRNVLASGVVPQISLIMGPCAGGAVYSPAMTDFIFMVKDSSYMFVTGPDVVKTVTNEIVTQEELGGAVTHTTRSGVADVAFENDIEALLAARDFVDFLPASNRETPPERPSSDPWDRVEDSLDTLIPASANQPYDMHELIRKTVDEGDFFEVQPTHAANIIIGFGRIEGRTVGFVANQPMVLAGCLDINSSKKAARFVRFCDAFDIPIVTFVDVPGFLPGTSQELNGIIKHGAKLLFAYAEATVPKITVITRKAYGGAYDVMASKHLRGDLNYAWPTAEIAVMGAKGAVEIIFRGKTPEEIAERTAQYEARFANPFVAASKGFIDEVIQPHSTRRRVALGLRKLRGKALENPWKKHDNIPL from the coding sequence ATGTCGTCGACCATCGCCGAACTCGAACGCAAGCGTCAGGCAGCGCGCATGGGCGGCGGGGAGAAACGCATCTCGGCCCAGCATGCCAAGGGCAAGCTTACCGCACGCGAGCGGCTCGACGTGCTGCTCGACCAGGATTCGTTCGAAGAGCTCGACATGTATGTCGAGCATAATTGCGTCGATTTCGGCATGCAGGACCAGATCGTTCCCGGCGATGGCGTGGTCACCGGATCGGGCACGGTCAACGGCCGGCTGGTGTTCGTGTTCAGCCAGGACTTCACCGTGTTCGGCGGCAGCCTCAGCGAGCGCCATGCGCAGAAGATCTGCAAGGTCATGGATATGGCGATGAAGGTCGGCGCACCGGTGATCGGCATCAACGATTCCGGCGGCGCGCGCATCCAGGAGGGCGTCGCCAGTCTTGGCGGCTATGCCGAGGTGTTCCAGCGCAACGTGCTGGCCAGCGGCGTCGTGCCGCAGATTTCGCTGATCATGGGGCCGTGCGCGGGCGGCGCGGTCTATTCGCCGGCGATGACCGACTTCATCTTCATGGTGAAGGACAGCTCCTACATGTTCGTCACCGGCCCCGATGTCGTGAAGACCGTCACCAACGAGATCGTCACGCAGGAGGAACTCGGCGGCGCGGTCACGCACACCACCAGGTCGGGCGTGGCCGATGTGGCGTTCGAGAATGATATCGAGGCGCTGCTCGCGGCGCGCGACTTTGTCGATTTCCTGCCCGCGTCGAACCGTGAAACGCCGCCCGAGCGGCCGAGCTCGGACCCCTGGGACCGGGTCGAGGACAGTCTCGACACGCTGATCCCGGCCAGCGCCAACCAGCCCTATGACATGCATGAACTGATCCGGAAGACGGTCGACGAGGGCGATTTCTTCGAGGTCCAGCCGACTCATGCCGCCAATATCATCATCGGCTTCGGCCGGATCGAAGGGCGAACGGTCGGCTTCGTCGCCAATCAGCCGATGGTGCTGGCCGGTTGCCTCGACATCAATTCGTCCAAGAAGGCGGCCCGCTTCGTGCGTTTCTGCGACGCGTTCGACATTCCGATCGTGACGTTCGTCGACGTGCCCGGCTTCCTGCCCGGCACCAGCCAGGAATTGAACGGCATCATCAAGCACGGCGCGAAACTGCTTTTCGCCTATGCCGAGGCGACCGTGCCCAAGATCACCGTGATCACCCGCAAGGCCTATGGCGGCGCGTATGACGTGATGGCCTCCAAGCATTTGCGCGGCGACCTCAACTATGCCTGGCCGACCGCGGAGATCGCCGTGATGGGCGCAAAGGGCGCGGTCGAGATCATCTTCCGCGGCAAGACGCCGGAAGAGATCGCTGAACGCACCGCACAATATGAGGCGCGCTTCGCCAATCCGTTCGTCGCCGCGTCGAAGGGCTTTATCGATGAGGTGATCCAGCCGCACTCGACCCGGCGGCGCGTTGCGCTAGGGTTGCGCAAGCTGCGGGGCAAGGCACTCGAGAACCCGTGGAAGAAGCACGACAATATTCCCCTGTAA
- a CDS encoding helix-turn-helix domain-containing protein — translation MPRPTRLFAGEQLRALRQSAGLNQAAMAARLGLSVSYLSQLESGVRPLTPAVTATLRRNHPNALAAIEDSAPAMRIASLAEALADPLLPPAPPPDAIARLAEERPEIADRIIALHGAVRAAEERLQMVEETISSGAGGRMPWESVRDWFHAAGNYVDPLDRAAEALAAAIGPGDAAMTAGLARHGIAIETAPGDPAPIRAFDRARGLLTLGGALPPESRRFLIAHQLAAIEFDTAIETIVAGAPLASDAARNLLRIGLANYAAGALMMPYAAFRSAARTARHDIDRLCRSFGVSFEQACHRLSTLQRPGAEGIPFYFCRVDMAGNITKRHSATRFQFARFGGACPLWIVHEAAAIPDRIVVQHAETPDGVRYVSMAKGLVKPSGSFTRTPRRYAVTLGCEAEHAADFVYADALDRSAPATPIGISCRLCPRDDCDQRAFPPADRSIAVDPDLRGTVPYRVV, via the coding sequence ATGCCCCGCCCCACTCGCCTCTTCGCCGGAGAGCAGCTCCGTGCACTGCGCCAGTCGGCGGGCTTGAACCAGGCAGCGATGGCGGCGCGGCTCGGACTGTCGGTCAGCTATCTCTCGCAGCTCGAAAGCGGTGTTCGGCCCTTGACCCCGGCGGTGACCGCGACGCTCCGGCGCAACCATCCGAATGCGCTCGCCGCGATCGAGGACAGTGCGCCGGCGATGCGCATCGCTTCGCTCGCCGAGGCACTGGCGGATCCGTTGCTGCCCCCCGCCCCACCGCCGGACGCAATCGCACGGCTGGCCGAGGAACGGCCGGAGATCGCCGACCGGATCATCGCGTTGCACGGCGCGGTACGCGCGGCGGAGGAACGCCTGCAAATGGTCGAGGAAACGATTTCCTCGGGTGCGGGCGGGCGCATGCCGTGGGAGTCGGTACGCGACTGGTTCCATGCGGCGGGCAATTATGTCGATCCGCTTGACCGAGCGGCCGAGGCGTTGGCGGCCGCAATCGGGCCCGGCGACGCGGCGATGACCGCTGGGCTGGCGCGCCACGGCATCGCCATCGAGACGGCACCGGGCGATCCCGCCCCGATCCGCGCTTTCGATCGGGCGCGCGGACTGCTCACGCTCGGCGGTGCGCTGCCACCGGAAAGCCGCCGCTTCCTGATCGCGCATCAGCTTGCCGCGATCGAGTTCGACACGGCGATCGAAACGATCGTTGCAGGCGCGCCGCTGGCAAGCGATGCGGCGCGCAACCTGCTGCGTATCGGCCTCGCCAATTATGCCGCGGGCGCGCTGATGATGCCCTATGCCGCGTTCCGTTCGGCAGCGCGAACGGCGCGGCACGATATCGACCGGTTGTGCCGCAGTTTCGGGGTGAGTTTCGAACAGGCCTGCCACCGTCTGTCGACGCTGCAGCGGCCCGGCGCGGAAGGCATTCCCTTTTACTTCTGTCGCGTCGACATGGCCGGAAACATCACCAAGCGGCACAGCGCGACGCGTTTCCAGTTCGCGCGCTTCGGCGGCGCCTGTCCGCTCTGGATCGTGCATGAGGCGGCGGCGATCCCCGACCGCATCGTCGTGCAGCATGCCGAAACGCCCGACGGGGTGCGCTATGTCTCGATGGCCAAGGGGCTGGTGAAGCCTTCCGGCAGCTTCACGCGCACCCCCCGCCGCTATGCCGTCACGCTTGGCTGCGAAGCGGAGCATGCCGCCGATTTCGTCTATGCCGATGCGCTCGACCGCAGCGCGCCGGCGACGCCGATCGGCATTTCGTGCCGGCTATGCCCGCGCGACGATTGCGATCAACGCGCCTTTCCACCGGCGGACCGCAGCATCGCGGTCGACCCGGATCTGCGCGGCACCGTGCCATACCGGGTGGTCTGA
- a CDS encoding NAD-dependent epimerase/dehydratase family protein has product MSGTVLVTGGSGYIGGYLIQQLIREGWTVHTTIRSLAREAEVRATLDIPGPELKFFAADLMNDAGWAEAMAGCTHVAHVASPFPVGAVKHEDELIVPAREGALRALRFAKEAGVQRFVQTSSVAAIAYGRDDLARPFTEADWTDVTSPKVAAYPKSKTIAERVSRDWIAANGGAMEYCSVNPAAVLGPVQSADYSASIEFVKRAIDGSVPGFPRLGFAVVDVRDLADLHVRALTTPGIANERFIAAGPFMMMKEVGQVLRDRLGPDAKKVPKRVIPDFLVRFIALFDGGLRQVIGELGRVRAVDSSHALEVLGWKTRPAADSIVDTARSLIDRGIVKV; this is encoded by the coding sequence ATGTCAGGCACGGTTTTGGTGACGGGCGGCAGCGGCTATATCGGCGGCTATCTTATCCAGCAGCTGATCCGGGAGGGGTGGACCGTTCATACCACGATCCGCTCGCTCGCGCGTGAGGCAGAGGTGCGTGCGACACTTGACATTCCGGGACCGGAGCTCAAATTCTTCGCCGCCGACCTGATGAACGATGCCGGCTGGGCCGAGGCGATGGCCGGCTGCACGCATGTCGCGCATGTCGCGTCGCCATTCCCGGTCGGTGCGGTCAAGCATGAGGATGAACTGATCGTTCCCGCACGCGAGGGCGCGCTCCGCGCACTGCGCTTCGCCAAGGAGGCGGGCGTGCAGCGCTTCGTGCAGACCTCTTCGGTTGCCGCGATCGCCTATGGCCGCGATGATCTGGCGCGGCCCTTCACCGAGGCGGACTGGACCGATGTCACCTCGCCTAAAGTGGCGGCCTATCCCAAGTCGAAGACGATCGCCGAACGCGTGTCGCGCGACTGGATCGCGGCCAATGGCGGGGCGATGGAATATTGTTCGGTCAATCCGGCCGCCGTGCTCGGCCCGGTGCAGAGCGCGGATTATTCCGCCTCGATCGAATTCGTGAAACGCGCAATCGATGGTTCCGTCCCGGGTTTTCCGCGGCTCGGTTTTGCGGTGGTGGATGTCCGCGACCTCGCGGATCTCCATGTCCGCGCGCTGACCACGCCGGGGATCGCCAATGAACGCTTCATCGCGGCCGGACCGTTCATGATGATGAAGGAGGTCGGGCAAGTGCTGCGCGATCGGCTCGGGCCCGATGCGAAGAAGGTGCCGAAGCGCGTGATCCCCGATTTTCTGGTCAGATTCATTGCATTGTTCGACGGTGGCCTGCGCCAGGTGATTGGCGAGCTGGGCCGGGTCCGCGCGGTCGATTCGAGCCATGCGCTTGAGGTGCTGGGCTGGAAGACACGGCCGGCCGCGGACTCGATCGTCGATACCGCGCGCAGCCTGATCGACCGCGGCATTGTGAAGGTTTAG